The following DNA comes from Streptomyces sp. Ag109_O5-10.
GCTGCCCGGCCTCACGCCCGGCCAACTGACCCGGGTGCGCGAGGCGTTCACCGAGCGGCTCGGCCCCGCCAGTCCCGAGTCCGCGATCGGCCTGGTGCCCAACCTCGCCGCCTCCCGGATCGCCAACCGCCTCGACCTGCGCGGCCCCGCCTACACCGTCGACGCGGCCTGCGCCTCCTCGCTGGTCGCCGTCGACCAGGCCGTCACCGAACTCACCACCGGGCGCTGCGACCTGATGCTCGCCGGGGGAGTGCACCACTGCCACGACATCACCCTGTGGAGCGTCTTCTCCCAGCTGCGCGCGCTCTCCCCGAGCCAGCGCATCCGCCCCTTCCACCGCGACGCCGACGGCATCCTCATCGGCGAGGGCACCGGGGTCGTCGTCCTCAAGCGCCTCGCCGACGCCGAACGCGACGGCGACCGCGTCTACGCCGTGATCCGCGGCACCGGCGTGGCCAGCGACGGCCGTACCGCCGGACTCGTCAACCCCGACCCCGGCGGCCAGACCCACGCCGTGCGCCAGGCCTGGCGGGCCGCGGGACTCGACCCCGCCGCACCGCACTCGGTCGGCCTCCTGGAGGCGCACGGCACCGCCACCCCGGCCGGTGATGCGGCCGAACTCACCACACTGGCCGAGGTGTTCGGACCGAGCAAGGGCGAGAGCGACCGGGCCGTGCTGGGCTCGGTGAAGTCGATGATCGGCCACACCATGCCGGCCGCCGGAGTCGCCGGGCTGGTCAAGGCCGCCCTGGCCCTCCACCACGCCACCCTGCTGCCCACCCTGCACTGCGACGACCCGCACCCGGCCCTCGCCGCCACCCGCTTCCGCACCCTGGACCGGTCCGCGCCCTGGGAGACCGTCCCCGGACAGCCGGTCCGCAGAGCCGCGGTGAACGCCTTCGGGTTCGGCGGGATCAACGCGCACGTGGTGCTGGAGGAGGCCCCCGGCCGTCGCGCCGCCGCCGGCCGCCGCGGCCCGGAAGCGGCCGCTCCCCGCATCGCGGACAGCGTCGAGGTCGCCGAACCCGAGCGCGTCCTCCTGCTCGCCGCCGACACCCCCGGGCAGCTGACCGCGCTCCTCGCCGCCGACGACTCCGCCGTCCTCGCCGCCGGTCTCGCCCCCGAGGGAACCCACCCGGAGGCGGGACCGGTCCGCCTCGGCATCGTCGAACCCACCGCCAGACGGCTCGCCCTCGCCCGGCGCGCGGTCGGCAAGGGCCGCGCCTGGCAGGGCCGCAACGACGTCTGGTTCCGGCCCGCCCCGCTGCTGCGCACCGGCAGGCTGGCCTTCGTCTTCCCCGGCCTGGAAGGCGAGTTCACTCCCCGCGTCGACGACATCGCCACGCATTTCGGCCTCCCCGCCGTCACCGGCCCCGCCACGGATGCCGTGCGGGTCGGGGACGTAGGCCGTCATGGGTTCGGTGTCGTCGGCGTGGGGCGGCTGCTGGACTCGGCGCTGCGCCGGATGGGCGTGGTGCCGGACGCGGTCGCCGGGCACAGCGTCGGCGAGTGGACCGCGATGGTGGCCTCCGGGCTGTACTCGGGAGACCAGGTCGACGCCTTCATGGCCGGGTTCGACCCCGACGCGGTCACCGTCCCGGGCCTGGCCTTCGCTGCCGTCGGCGCCCCCGCCGACCGGGTCCTCGCCGCACTCGGCGCGGACTGGAGCGACGCCGGGATCGTCCTCTCCCACGACAACGCGCCGAACCAGTCGATGGTCTGCGGCCCGGACCGGGCCGTGGCGGACTTCGTCCGCGCCTTCCGCGCCGACGGCGTGCTGTGCCAGGTGCTGCCCTTCCGGTCCGGGTTCCACACCCCGATGCTGGCGCCGTACCTCACCCCCATCAGGGAGGCCGCCGAGCGCTTCCGGCTGCACCCGCCGGCCGTCCCGGTCTGGTCCGGCACCACCGCGGCCCCCTTCCCCGCGGCCGAGGCGGAGGTACGCGAGCTGTTCGTCCGGCACCTGCTGGAGCCGGTCCGGTTCCGGCAGCTGGTCGAGGCCCTGTACGCCGCCGGGCACCGGGTCTTCGTCCAGACCGGCCCCGGGCAGCTGGCCTCCCTGATCGGTGACACCCTCGGCGACCGCGACCACCTCGCCGTGGCGGCCAACTCCCCGCACCGCTCCGGCCTGGCCCAACTCCGGCGCGTCGCGACCGCGTTGTGGACCGCCGGTGCCGCCGTCGCGCCGACGGTCCCGAGCACGGCCGGCACCGCCACGCCGCCACGACAGCGACCGCCCGTCCGGCTCGACCTGGGCGGCGCGCTGGTGTCCCTGGACGGCCCGGAACTGCCCGCACTCCGCGCCGCGCTGGGCAGCCTGCGGACACCCGCCGGGCCCTCCCCGCTGGACGACCTCGCCGCCCGCGTCCCGGCAGCCGCCGAACTCGACGCGCTGCTCCGGGAAACCGCCGACACGGCAGCGGCCGTCCTCACCGCGATCCGCACCGCGTCCGGAACCGTGTCCCGCACCGCGTCCGGCACCGTGGCGGGCACGGCGTCCGGAACCGTGTCCCGCACCGCGTCCGGCACCGTGGCGGGCACGGCGTCCGGAACCGTGTCCCACACCGCGTCCGGAACCGTGCCCCACACCGCGTCCGGCACCGTGGCGGGCACGGCGTCCGGCACCGTGCCCCACACCGCGTCCGGCACCGTGGCGGGCACGGCGTCCGGAACCGTGTCCCACACCGCGTCCGGAACCGTGCCCCACACCGCGTCCGGCACCGTGGCGGGCACGGCGGCCGGAACCGCCTCCCGGGCCCTGCCCCGCATCCCCGCCCCCGCGGCGCCCCAGCCCGCCGGACCTCCCTCACCACCGCTCCCCACCTCGCGCAGCACCACCCTCCGGGTGTCCCCGGAGGCGATGCCGCACCTCCTCGACCACTGCTTCTTCCCGCAGCGCCCCGGCTGGCCCGACACCGAGGACCGCTGGCCGGTGGTCCCCGCCACCACGATCGTCCAGCACATGGTGGACGCGGCCGAGGCCGCCACCGGACTGCGGGCGGTCGCCGTGCACGGAGCCCGCTTCGACCGCTGGCTCACCGCCACACCAGCCGTCGACGTCCAGGTCACCGTCAGCCCCGAAGGTCCCGGCCGCGTCACGGTCACCTTCGGCCCCACCGCCCGCGCGGTCGTGGAGGTGGCCGCGGACCGCACTGCGCCGTCCGCGGGACCCGCCCGGCCCCCGGCTCCCGAGCGCGCCCCCGACCACACGGCCGCCGAACTGTACGCCCAACGCTGGATGTTCCACGGCCCGGCGTTCCAGGGCGTCACCGAACTCACCGCGATCGGCGACCGGCACGTCCGCGGCGTGATCACCACGCCCACCGCCCCGGGCGCCCTGCTCGACAACGTCGGTCAGATCCTCGGCTACTGGATCATGTCCACCCGCACCGAGCGGACCGTCGTCTTCCCGGTGCAGATGCGCAGGATGCGCTTCCACGGCCCGCACCCCGCCCCCGGCACCGAGGTCGGCTGCCTGGTGCGGATCACCTCGCTCACCGACACCGTCCTGGAGGCGGACGTGGAACTCACCGTCGGCGACCGGGTCTGGGCCCGGATCGACGGCTGGCAGGACCGCCGCTTCGACAACGACCCGCACACCCGCCCCGTCGAGCGCTTCCCGGACCGCCACACCCTCTCCGTGGCCCGGCCCGGCGGCTGGACCCTGCTCCACGAACGCTGGCCGGACCTGGCCTCCCGTGAGCTGATCATGCGTAACTCCCTGGGCGGCGCCGAACGTTCGGAATACGCCGCGCACCCGCCACGCGGCCGCAGGCAGTGGCTGCTGGGCCGCATCGCCGCCAAGGACGCGGTACGCCAGTGGCTCTGGCAGCACGGCGAGGGCCCGGTCTTCCCGGCCGAACTGCGCGTCCACAACGACGAGCTGGGCCGCCCGTACGTGGTCGGCGTGCACGGCCGCACGCTGCCCGCGCTGGACGTCTCGCTCGCCCACCGGGCCGAGGCGGCGGTGGCGATCGTACGCCCGCACACCCCCGGACCCGGTCCGGGCATCGACCTCGAAGAGGTCACCGACCGGGACCCGGCGGCCATGGAGGTCGCGCTCGGCGCGGACGAACTCCGCCTGCTGCACGCACTTTCCGCCGCCGACGCCGACGGGCCGCCGGCGCTGTGGTTCACCCGCTTCTGGGCCGCCAAGGAGGCCGTCGCCAAGGCGGAGGGCACCGGATTCGACGGCAGGCCACGGGACTTCACCGTTCTGGAGGCGGCACCCGACGGCAGCCGGCTGCTGGTCTCGGGCCGCCTGGAACGCGCCTACCCGGTGCGCTGCGCGCCGGTCCGCAATACCCCCGCACTGCCGGACCGCGACTACGTCGTGGCCTGGACCACCGGACCGGCAGCCGCAGACCCCGAGGAGGACCCACGATGAATCCCACCGAGCCCGAGATCCGCGCCGACGAGGAGGCCGTGCTCGCCGACCTCGCGGGGATGCTCCGCACCCTCCTGGAGGAGTACGGCGACGACGACGCCGAGATCGGCATGAGCACCACCTTCAACCGCGACCTGGAGCTGGAGAGCATCGACCTGGTCACCCTGGCCGGACTCCTGGAGGAGCGGTACGGGAAGCGGGTCAACTTCGCCGAGTTCCTGGCCGGGATGGAGTTCGACGAGATCATCGAACTGACCGTCGGCCGGCTCGTCGAGTACGTGGTGTGGAGCCTGAAGGCCACGGAGGCGGGCTGACCCATGGCGATCGTCGACACCGGAGACGTCCGGCTGCACGTACAGAGAATGGGTCCCGGGGAGGGCCGTACCCCGGTCGCCACCGTGGTCCTCGTCCACGGGCTGCTCACCGACAGCCTGGCCAGCTACTACTTCACCGTGGCCCCCGCCTTCGCCGCCTCCGGCCTCGACGTGGTCATGTACGACCTGCGCGGCCACGGCCGCAGCGGCCGCCCGTCCGGCGGCTACACCCTCGACCACAACATCGACGACCTGGAGGCCCTGCTCGACCACCTGTCGATCACCGGCCCGGTCCACCTCGTCGGCAACTCCTACGGCGGCACCATCGCCTTCGGCTACGCGGCCCGCCACCCGGAGCGCGCGGCCAGCCTGACCCTCATCGAGTCCGAACCGGCGACCGCCGCCTGGGCCACCAAACTCGGCGGCATCCTGCACCGGGTCGTCACCGAACTCGCCCACAACGAGCCGGACGCGATCGCCTGGATCACCGCCAACCGCAGCCGCAACACCGCCCGCCTCGCCAAGGGCGCGGCCCGCCTCGCCCGCGAGACCAGCCTCGGCCGGGACATCCCGGCCAGCCGGGTCCTGACCGAGGACCAGATCAGCGCCGTACGCTGCCCGGTCCTCGGCGTGTACGGCGGGGACTCCGACCTGGTCGAGGTGGTCCCGCTGAAGGAGGCCCTGCTCGCCAACTACCGGTCGGTGGTGCTGCCCGGGCACGAGCACTCCGTGCTGGTCGAGGCGTCCGGCACGGTCGGCGGACACATCCTGGAGCTGATCCACTCGGTCAGCGGCGGCGTACGGGCCGGGGTCCGGTGAGCGGCTTCCTGTTCGCCGTACCGCCCCTGGTCGGGCACATCAACCCGGCCGTCGGCGTCGCGGCCGAACTCGCCGCGCGCGGACACCGGGTGGCGTGGGTCTGCGCGGACGCCGGGCTGGTGCACCGGCTGGCCGGTCCGGAGGCCACGGTCTTCCCCTGCGCGGGCGCCCTGGCGGGCGAACGGCCCGCCGACCTGCGGGGCGCGGAGGCGCTGAAGTTCCTCTGGGAGTGGTTCCTGGTGCCGCTGGCGGAGGCCATGGCGCCCGGCGTGGCGGCGGCCGTCGACGAGTTCCGCCCCGATGTGGTGGTCGCCGACCAACAGGCCTTCGCCGGGGCCCTGGTGGCCGAGCGGCTCGGGCTGCCGTGGGCGACCTCCGCGACCACCTCGGCCGAGTTCGGCGGCGCCTACGACGGCATCCCCAGGGTCGCCGAGTGGCTCCGGGACCGGCTCGCGGAGCTGCGCGGCCACTTCGGTGACCCGGCGGGCACCGCCGATCCGCGCTTCTCGCCGTATCTCACCCTCGCCTTCACCACCCCCGAACTGGCGGGCCCCACCGACCGGCCTGCGGTCCGCTACGTGGGCCCGTCGGTCTCCGAGCGGCCGGTCGCCGACGGGTTCTGCTGGGACTGGCTCGACCCGAGCCGGGAGCGGGTCCTGATCTCCCTCGGCA
Coding sequences within:
- a CDS encoding alpha/beta fold hydrolase; this encodes MAIVDTGDVRLHVQRMGPGEGRTPVATVVLVHGLLTDSLASYYFTVAPAFAASGLDVVMYDLRGHGRSGRPSGGYTLDHNIDDLEALLDHLSITGPVHLVGNSYGGTIAFGYAARHPERAASLTLIESEPATAAWATKLGGILHRVVTELAHNEPDAIAWITANRSRNTARLAKGAARLARETSLGRDIPASRVLTEDQISAVRCPVLGVYGGDSDLVEVVPLKEALLANYRSVVLPGHEHSVLVEASGTVGGHILELIHSVSGGVRAGVR
- a CDS encoding type I polyketide synthase yields the protein MTDDRRTPVAIVGMAVLLPGAAGLDAYWTNLRDGVDAIGEVPEDRWDAEYYRPGSANGPAVPDQVYCRRGGFVDGPAEVEVTRYGIMPSSVHGTEPDQLITLDVAAAAISDAGGADRLPDRHRIGVVLGRGGYLTPGLVRLDQRVRTAGQLVRTLGELLPGLTPGQLTRVREAFTERLGPASPESAIGLVPNLAASRIANRLDLRGPAYTVDAACASSLVAVDQAVTELTTGRCDLMLAGGVHHCHDITLWSVFSQLRALSPSQRIRPFHRDADGILIGEGTGVVVLKRLADAERDGDRVYAVIRGTGVASDGRTAGLVNPDPGGQTHAVRQAWRAAGLDPAAPHSVGLLEAHGTATPAGDAAELTTLAEVFGPSKGESDRAVLGSVKSMIGHTMPAAGVAGLVKAALALHHATLLPTLHCDDPHPALAATRFRTLDRSAPWETVPGQPVRRAAVNAFGFGGINAHVVLEEAPGRRAAAGRRGPEAAAPRIADSVEVAEPERVLLLAADTPGQLTALLAADDSAVLAAGLAPEGTHPEAGPVRLGIVEPTARRLALARRAVGKGRAWQGRNDVWFRPAPLLRTGRLAFVFPGLEGEFTPRVDDIATHFGLPAVTGPATDAVRVGDVGRHGFGVVGVGRLLDSALRRMGVVPDAVAGHSVGEWTAMVASGLYSGDQVDAFMAGFDPDAVTVPGLAFAAVGAPADRVLAALGADWSDAGIVLSHDNAPNQSMVCGPDRAVADFVRAFRADGVLCQVLPFRSGFHTPMLAPYLTPIREAAERFRLHPPAVPVWSGTTAAPFPAAEAEVRELFVRHLLEPVRFRQLVEALYAAGHRVFVQTGPGQLASLIGDTLGDRDHLAVAANSPHRSGLAQLRRVATALWTAGAAVAPTVPSTAGTATPPRQRPPVRLDLGGALVSLDGPELPALRAALGSLRTPAGPSPLDDLAARVPAAAELDALLRETADTAAAVLTAIRTASGTVSRTASGTVAGTASGTVSRTASGTVAGTASGTVSHTASGTVPHTASGTVAGTASGTVPHTASGTVAGTASGTVSHTASGTVPHTASGTVAGTAAGTASRALPRIPAPAAPQPAGPPSPPLPTSRSTTLRVSPEAMPHLLDHCFFPQRPGWPDTEDRWPVVPATTIVQHMVDAAEAATGLRAVAVHGARFDRWLTATPAVDVQVTVSPEGPGRVTVTFGPTARAVVEVAADRTAPSAGPARPPAPERAPDHTAAELYAQRWMFHGPAFQGVTELTAIGDRHVRGVITTPTAPGALLDNVGQILGYWIMSTRTERTVVFPVQMRRMRFHGPHPAPGTEVGCLVRITSLTDTVLEADVELTVGDRVWARIDGWQDRRFDNDPHTRPVERFPDRHTLSVARPGGWTLLHERWPDLASRELIMRNSLGGAERSEYAAHPPRGRRQWLLGRIAAKDAVRQWLWQHGEGPVFPAELRVHNDELGRPYVVGVHGRTLPALDVSLAHRAEAAVAIVRPHTPGPGPGIDLEEVTDRDPAAMEVALGADELRLLHALSAADADGPPALWFTRFWAAKEAVAKAEGTGFDGRPRDFTVLEAAPDGSRLLVSGRLERAYPVRCAPVRNTPALPDRDYVVAWTTGPAAADPEEDPR
- a CDS encoding acyl carrier protein, whose protein sequence is MNPTEPEIRADEEAVLADLAGMLRTLLEEYGDDDAEIGMSTTFNRDLELESIDLVTLAGLLEERYGKRVNFAEFLAGMEFDEIIELTVGRLVEYVVWSLKATEAG
- a CDS encoding glycosyltransferase, with amino-acid sequence MSGFLFAVPPLVGHINPAVGVAAELAARGHRVAWVCADAGLVHRLAGPEATVFPCAGALAGERPADLRGAEALKFLWEWFLVPLAEAMAPGVAAAVDEFRPDVVVADQQAFAGALVAERLGLPWATSATTSAEFGGAYDGIPRVAEWLRDRLAELRGHFGDPAGTADPRFSPYLTLAFTTPELAGPTDRPAVRYVGPSVSERPVADGFCWDWLDPSRERVLISLGTANADVGGRFLAECVAAVRDRADRVQALVADPGGTLPPAADDKDILILPSLPQLPLLERVDAVVCHAGHNTVCEALWHGVPLVVAPIRDDQPVIAGQVVDAGAGLRVRFGRVTAPRLGEALDTVLYEPGPRTAAARIRTAFRAAGGAPAAAAHLEALAAGPHARRPDEQAE